One region of Vitis vinifera cultivar Pinot Noir 40024 chromosome 1, ASM3070453v1 genomic DNA includes:
- the LOC100264440 gene encoding GDSL esterase/lipase At3g26430 — translation MDSTLFFLTLTISVSSVPWLVLATATSCDFPAIFNFGDSNSDTGGLSAVYGQAPPPNGETFFHKPAGRYSDGRLVIDFMAERLGLPYLSAYLDAVGSNFTHGANFATAGSTIRPQNTTFQQTGYSPISLNIQFYEFNDFHRRSQTYRNQGGVFEKLLPKEEFFSRALYTFDIGQNDLTAGYFLNMSGDQVRAYVPDLMNQFKTIIQYVYDQGGRSFWIHNTGPVACLPYILDRLPITAGQVDHIGCVGPVNDVAKYFNTKLNETVVELRKQFPLAAITYVDVYSVKYTLISKAKELGFVEPLKACCGPGGKYNYNVKVGCGWKGVVDGREVEGTSCKDPTVKINWDGIHYTEAANKWVFDQIVGGAFSDPPVPLAMACHRQ, via the exons ATGGACTCTACTCTTTTCTTTCTGACACTCACAATTTCTGTGAGTTCAGTCCCGTGGTTGGTGTTGGCCACAGCCACAAGCTGTGATTTTCCGGCCATATTCAACTTCGGAGACTCAAATTCCGACACGGGTGGCTTGTCAGCAGTCTACGGCCAGGCCCCTCCACCCAATGGGGAGACATTTTTCCACAAGCCCGCCGGACGATACTCTGACGGCCGTCTCGTGATCGATTTCATGG CGGAGAGATTGGGACTACCGTACTTGAGCGCCTACCTTGATGCGGTGGGCTCCAACTTCACCCATGGGGCCAACTTTGCTACCGCAGGCTCCACCATTAGGCCCCAGAATACAACCTTTCAGCAAACTGGCTACAGCCCTATTTCCTTAAATATTCAATTCTACGAGTTCAACGACTTTCATCGTAGGTCACAGACTTACCGGAACCAAG GAGGAGTTTTCGAGAAACTCTTGCCAAAGGAGGAGTTTTTCTCCCGTGCTTTGTACACCTTTGATATTGGCCAGAATGATCTCACGGCTGGTTACTTCCTCAACATGTCTGGTGATCAAGTTAGAGCCTACGTTCCTGATCTAATGAACCAGTTCAAAACTATCATTCAG TACGTGTACGATCAAGGAGGTCGATCATTCTGGATACACAACACAGGTCCCGTTGCCTGTCTACCGTATATCCTGGACCGCCTACCAATCACAGCTGGACAAGTGGACCACATTGGTTGCGTGGGTCCAGTCAATGACGTGGCCAAATACTTCAACACTAAATTAAATGAAACCGTGGTGGAACTCAGAAAGCAGTTCCCACTGGCTGCAATCACCTACGTTGACGTGTACTCAGTAAAATACACCCTCATCAGCAAAGCAAAGGAACTTG GATTTGTGGAACCACTGAAAGCTTGTTGTGGGCCTGGTGGCAAATACAACTACAACGTGAAGGTGGGTTGTGGGTGGAAGGGAGTGGTGGATGGCAGAGAAGTTGAGGGGACATCATGCAAAGATCCAACGGTCAAAATTAACTGGGACGGGATCCACTACACGGAGGCGGCCAACAAATGGGTCTTTGATCAGATTGTGGGCGGAGCATTCTCGGACCCACCTGTTCCACTAGCAATGGCCTGTCATAGGCAATAG
- the LOC100259265 gene encoding GDSL esterase/lipase At3g26430 translates to MELRLRILLSFIAVAFSVEPSKVSATCEFPAVFNFGDSNSDTGGLSAAFGQAGPPAGETYFHAPAGRYSDGRLIIDFIAESVGLPYLSAFLDALGSNFTHGANFATAGSTIRPPNATLSQSGFSPISLNVQWYEFHDFHRRSQIIRNRGGVFSQLMPKEESFSRALYTFDIGQNDLTYGYFSNMSTDQVRAYVPDVLDQFRTVIKDIYDQGGRSFWIHNTGPVGCLPYVMDRVPITAGQVDKYGCADPFNEVAKYFNLKLKEMVQKLRQELPEAAITYVDVYSVKYTLITKAKKFGFVQPLRACCGHGGKYNYNIHVGCGGKVKVDGKEVVVGSCKDPSVKINWDGVHFTEAANKWIFDKIVGGEFSDPPIPLNMACQRHPAQ, encoded by the exons ATGGAGCTGCGCTTGAGAATACTTCTCTCTTTCATCGCCGTGGCTTTCAGCGTAGAGCCATCGAAGGTCTCAGCAACATGTGAGTTTCCGGCAGTATTTAATTTCGGAGATTCAAACTCTGATACAGGCGGTTTGTCGGCCGCATTTGGCCAGGCCGGGCCTCCCGCCGGTGAGACCTACTTCCACGCTCCTGCCGGACGCTACTCCGACGGCCGTCTCATCATCGATTTTATAG CGGAGAGTGTGGGGCTGCCATACTTAAGCGCCTTCCTTGATGCGCTGGGGTCCAACTTCACCCACGGGGCCAACTTCGCTACGGCAGGTTCCACCATTAGACCCCCCAACGCCACTCTTTCTCAAAGTGGCTTCAGTCCCATTTCCTTGAACGTTCAGTGGTACGAGTTCCACGATTTTCACCGTAGGTCCCAAATCATTCGTAACCGAG GAGGAGTTTTCAGTCAGCTGATGCCCAAGGAAGAATCCTTTTCCCGTGCTTTGTACACCTTTGACATTGGTCAGAACGATCTCACTTACGGTTACTTCAGTAACATGTCCACCGATCAAGTCAGAGCCTACGTCCCTGACGTTCTGGATCAGTTCAGGACTGTCATTAAG GATATTTACGACCAAGGAGGTAGGTCATTCTGGATCCACAACACAGGTCCGGTTGGGTGCCTACCTTATGTTATGGACCGGGTCCCAATCACAGCCGGACAAGTGGACAAATACGGTTGTGCGGATCCCTTCAATGAGGTGGCTAAATACTTCAACCTTAAGTTAAAGGAAATGGTACAGAAACTGAGGCAAGAGCTTCCGGAGGCTGCAATCACCTACGTTGATGTATATAGCGTGAAGTACACCCTCATTACCAAAGCAAAGAAATTTG GATTTGTACAACCGTTGAGAGCGTGTTGCGGGCACGGAGGGAAGTACAACTACAACATCCATGTGGGATGTGGAGGGAAGGTGAAGGTGGACGGGAAAGAGGTTGTGGTGGGATCGTGCAAAGATCCATCGGTTAAGATTAACTGGGATGGGGTCCACTTCACTGAGGCAGCAAATAAATGGATCTTTGATAAGATCGTGGGGGGTGAATTTTCGGACCCACCAATCCCATTGAATATGGCCTGCCAAAGGCACCCTGCCCAATGA
- the LOC100264465 gene encoding GDSL esterase/lipase At3g26430: MEPRYPKLLCFSFALVFSFTFLPNPVSPLSPCSFPAVFNFGDSNSDTGGLSAAFGQAPSPNGETYFGAPAGRFSDGRLIIDFIAESLGLPYLSAYLDALGSNFSHGANFATAGSTIRPQNTTMAQSGYSPISLNVQFVEFSDFRNRSQIFRNRGGVFQELLPKEEDFAAALYTFDIGQNDLTAGYKLNMTTEQVKAYVPDLLDSLSNIIKYVHARGARSFWIHNTGPVGCYPYVMDRFPITAAQVDKHGCASPYNEVAQYFNSRLKGAVAQLRKDLPEAAITYVDVYSVKYRLISQARKQGFMDPFKVCCGHGGKYNYNQAFKCGAKIKVGGKEVVIAKSCENPRVRISWDGVHFTEAANKWIFDRIVDGSFSDPPIPLRMACHRVDH, encoded by the exons ATGGAGCCTCGCTACCCCAAGCTTCTTTGCTTTAGCTTCGCGCTCGTATTTTCATTCACGTTTCTTCCAAATCCTGTATCACCCTTAAGCCCTTGTAGTTTTCCGGCTGTTTTCAACTTCGGTGACTCTAATTCAGACACCGGAGGTCTGTCGGCGGCATTCGGCCAAGCCCCTTCCCCCAACGGAGAGACCTATTTCGGCGCTCCGGCTGGACGGTTCTCCGACGGACGTCTCATTATCGATTTCATAg CGGAAAGCTTGGGATTACCATATCTGAGTGCGTACCTGGATGCGTTGGGCTCAAACTTCAGCCATGGGGCCAATTTCGCTACCGCCGGATCTACCATCAGGCCCCAGAACACCACCATGGCCCAAAGTGGATACAGCCCAATATCATTAAACGTGCAGTTTGTAGAGTTCAGTGATTTTCGAAACAGATCACAAATATTTCGCAACCGAG GAGGGGTATTTCAAGAATTGTTGCCAAAAGAAGAGGACTTTGCGGCTGCTTTGTACACATTTGATATAGGCCAGAATGATCTCACGGCTGGATACAAGCTCAATATGACAACGGAGCAGGTTAAGGCATATGTGCCTGATCTACTGGATAGCTTATCCAACATCATCAAG TACGTACACGCACGAGGAGCAAGGTCATTTTGGATACACAACACTGGCCCAGTGGGCTGCTATCCTTACGTTATGGATCGTTTTCCTATTACTGCGGCCCAGGTGGATAAGCATGGCTGCGCCAGCCCGTACAATGAGGTAGCCCAATATTTCAACAGTAGGTTAAAAGGAGCGGTGGCCCAACTCAGAAAGGACCTTCCGGAGGCTGCAATCACCTACGTGGATGTGTATTCAGTGAAGTACCGCCTCATCAGCCAAGCGAGGAAGCAGG GCTTCATGGACCCTTTTAAGGTCTGTTGTGGGCATGGTGGGAAGTACAACTACAACCAGGCTTTCAAATGCGGGGCCAAGATTAAAGTGGGTGGAAAAGAAGTTGTGATCGCGAAATCGTGCGAGAATCCGAGGGTTCGGATTAGCTGGGATGGGGTCCATTTCACGGAGGCAGCCAACAAGTGGATTTTCGATCGAATTGTGGATGGCTCGTTTTCGGACCCACCAATTCCATTGAGAATGGCTTGTCACAGGGTGGACCACTGA
- the LOC100254174 gene encoding probable protein phosphatase 2C 14 encodes MPIDSSVVADMDTPSVSSLTVSSTLKRKRPPSIQIPKVLQEIQISRPSTPRNDAVSFCGTGVGVSSIRGKKKFMEDAHKIVSCSFGSSNKGFFGVYDGHGGKMAADFVVENLHTNIFEKLENCAEDTTKEEAVKAGYLKTDEEFLKQGLSSGACCVTALIEGKEIVISNLGDCSAVLCRGGVAEALTKDHRAEQEDERKRIEEKGGYVEIHRGAWRIHGVLSVSRSIGDAHLKAWVSAEPDTKILHLTPDMQFLVLASDGLWEKVGNQEAVDTVMRSGSIERKLGPSGGGHFQKENDGGYFSVNTSPASKLRRISLLKQPKTMSQSPSYRITVDSRKEIEEDFACENESPPSKARRISLVKRLNMKTQSPRQEKSYKKSFASSRLVAACKELMNLALTRGGLDDITVMIIDLTSIGIPACFSSGERAVDDQAAVTRSSQSVFMSVYRTKIAGQCRLITITWCKDLLLHGLSVSVQGPDGDSHYQSKVELKPWYFWRKQGSKHFTVDGKTVDVVWDLKAAKFNGETEPRSDYYVAIVCEEEVVLLLGDLKKDAYRKTGCRPALIEPTLVSRKEHLFGKKKFSTKVKFHEKGNFHEISIECNNSLNKNSSSGEFDHEMEIRIDGRLANHVKHLQWKFRGNESVYVNKTRVEVYWDVHDWLFSSGPRQGLFIFKPISSSTLLSTQIADSTAGEECSEGRSSKFCSFLYAWKVE; translated from the exons ATGCCCATCGATTCTTCGGTTGTAGCAGACATGGACACACCTTCAGTTTCTTCTCTCACTGTTTCCTCTACTTTGAAGCGTAAAAGGCCCCCCAGCATCCAGATCCCTAAGGTCCTGCAAGAAATTCAAATATCCAGGCCGTCTACTCCTCGAAACGACGCCGTTTCTTTCTGCGGTACTGGGGTTGGTGTTTCCTCCATCAGAGGCAAGAAAAAGTTCATGGAAGATGCCCACAAGATCGTTTCTTGCTCATTCGGTAGCTCCAATAAG GGTTTCTTCGGGGTCTATGACGGGCACGGAGGTAAAATGGCAGCTGACTTTGTCGTTGAGAACCTGCATACCAACATTTTCGAAAAGTTGGAGAATTGTGCAGAAGATACGACCAAGGAGGAGGCTGTTAAAGCAGGGTATCTGAAGACAGATGAGGAGTTCTTGAAACAG GGTTTAAGCAGTGGTGCCTGCTGTGTCACAGCCTTGATTGAAGGAAAGGAAATTGTTATTTCAAACTTGGGGGATTGCAGTGCAGTTCTTTGTAGAGGGGGAGTGGCTGAAGCCCTTACAAAAGATCACAGAGCAGAACAGGAGGATGAACGGAAAAGAATAGAGGAAAag GGAGGATATGTAGAGATCCACCGAGGAGCTTGGAGAATCCATGGGGTACTTTCCGTTTCTAGAAGTATTGGAGATGCTCATCTGAAGGCTTGGGTGTCTGCTGAACCCGACACAAAAATCCTACATTTGACTCCAGACATGCAATTTCTCGTCTTAGCTTCTGATGGACTGTGGGAAAAG GTTGGCAACCAAGAAGCTGTTGATACGGTGATGCGATCAGGGTcaattgaaagaaaactaggacCCAGTGGCGGTGGACACTTTCAAAAGGAAAACGATGGAGGATATTTTAGCGTGAACACTAGTCCGGCATCAAAGTTACGCAGGATTTCACTACTCAAGCAACCAAAGACAATGAGTCAGTCTCCAAGCTACAGGATCACTGTTGATAGCCgtaaagaaattgaagaagacTTTGCCTGTGAAAATGAAAGCCCACCGTCCAAGGCACGCAGGATTTCCCTGGTCAAGCGGCTAAACATGAAGACCCAGTCTCCAAGACAAGAGAAGAGCTACAAGAAGTCGTTTGCTTCTAGTAGACTTGTGGCTGCTTGTAAGGAGCTCATGAACCTTGCCCTAACAAGGGGTGGTTTGGACGACATCACAGTGATGATAATTGACCTCACAT CAATAGGAATTCCAGCGTGCTTTTCATCCGGTGAGAGGGCGGTTGATGATCAAGCCGCGGTTACCAGGTCAAGCCAGAGTGTGTTTATGTCAGTGTATCGGACAAAGATTGCCGGTCAGTGCCGTCTGATCACCATTACTTGGTGCAAAGATTTGTTGCTGCATGGGCTATCAGTCTCTGTTCAAGGGCCGGATGGAGACAGCCATTACCAGAGCAAGGTTGAGCTGAAGCCATGGTACTTCTGGAGAAAACAAGGCTCAAAACACTTCACAGTTGATGGCAAGACAGTTGATGTGGTTTGGGACCTCAAGGCAGCAAAATTCAATGGCGAGACCGAGCCACGATCAGATTACTATGTTGCAATCGTCTGCGAAGAAGAGGTTGTCTTGCTTCTTGGTGATCTGAAGAAGGATGCCTACAGAAAGACGGGCTGCAGGCCGGCTCTCATCGAGCCCACCttggtttcaaggaaagaacaCTTGTTTGGCAAGAAGAAGTTCTCAACAAAAGTGAAATTTCATGAGAAGGGGAATTTTCATGAGATATCCATAGAGTGCAACAACAGCCTGAACAAGAACAGCTCTTCTGGGGAGTTTGATCATGAAATGGAGATAAGAATAGATGGGCGTTTGGCCAATCATGTGAAGCACCTCCAATGGAAGTTCAGAGGTAATGAATCCGTCTATGTGAACAAAACCAGAGTGGAAGTGTATTGGGATGTCCATGACTGGCTCTTTAGTTCTGGTCCACGGCAAGGTCTGTTCATATTTAAGCCAATCTCATCATCAACACTGTTGTCGACTCAGATTGCAGATTCTACAGCAGGGGAGGAGTGTAGTGAAGGAAGGTCATCCAAGTTCTGCTCGTTTCTCTATGCCTGGAAGGTAGAATGA
- the LOC100249068 gene encoding chloroplast sensor kinase, chloroplastic — MLLSAVTPQTLVGNSGSNTTSSNCNLLVCPNNHKVHSFCRPNGFTQKPLILTNSSNSLANNTSQLQNPNSNSKTLRHDSLTDSDETEGAMVASASAVASAIRRASTSPVDFIQRIEKNQKNGLVLPSPDFQRLCLEQLDLFHRIVDPNALLSVYVRPAGSYVMDRLELRRVTFYPGVNGADIVILVGNFSIPTGFRVAEAALSNQQAEVIPECRAVVFPMVKHPFVVGFLVAELPMVEDERERHPVTHCTSPDESYALPPQSDMKLGEIQALEEEGLKSYKFTEEQRLNAINISRSLAMAYVMDQKAMLLQQSSWQNNVRMSDLVEQIRGPLSSIRTLSKMLSLHMKRSEIANDIVEDIVVQGDRMRDALQQLQDAVHLTKANIVRYNEETLKKMYKSTYAHADSVNQLSDNFWRETSSSKAEESGEPLSLTSAANDLDMPTPPLALARVSQHGIRPCNVYDILADLVGAVKPLAHKQQREVELIGRSQTLQVAVEEPALRQALSNLIEGALLRTRVGGKVEILSTGTPAGGAFVVIDDDGPDMHYMTQMHSLTPFGADLFSDNMLEDNMTWNFVAGLTVACEILESYGCVVHVISPRSTDAALGAGGTRVKILLPSLDAASDLNSS; from the exons ATGCTCCTCTCTGCAGTTACGCCCCAGACCCTCGTCGGTAACTCCGGCTCCAACACCACCTCCAGCAACTGTAATCTCCTCGTCTGCCCTAATAACCACAAAGTCCACAGCTTTTGCAGGCCGAACGGTTTTACTCAGAAGCCACTCATTCTCACCAACTCTTCCAATTCACTCGCCAACAACACCTCCCAGCTCCAAAACCCTAACTCCAACTCTAAGACGCTTCGTCATGACAGCCTCACTGATTCTGATGAAACTGAGGGAGCCATGGTTGCTTCGGCCTCCGCGGTGGCATCGGCCATACGCAGAGCTTCCACATCTCCTGTCGATTTCATCCAGAGGATCGAGAAGAATCAAAAGAACGGCCTGGTACTACCCAGCCCGGACTTTCAGAGACTCTGTCTCGAGCAATTGGACCTGTTTCACAGAATCGTTGATCCCAATGCCCTGCTTTCG GTCTATGTAAGGCCAGCTGGTAGTTATGTTATGGATCGTCTCGAGCTGCGTAGAGTTACTTTTTATCCAGGAGTTAATGGAGCTGACATTGTGATATTAGTTGGAAATTTTAGTATCCCGACAGGCTTTCGAGTGGCTGAAGCTGCCCTCTCTAATCAACAA GCAGAAGTTATACCAGAGTGTAGAGCTGTGGTTTTTCCTATGGTCAAACACCCATTTGTTGTGGGGTTTTTGGTTGCTGAGCTTCCAATGGTGGAAGATGAAAGGGAAAGGCACCCGGTAACACATTGCACCTCTCCCGATGAATCTTATGCTTTGCCTCCGCAATCAGATATGAAGTTAGGGGAAATTCAGGCTCTAGAAGAAGAAGGACTGAAATCTTACAAGTTTACCGAGGAGCAGAGATTAAATGCGATCAACATTTCTCGCTCTCTAGCAATGGCTTATGTTATGGATCAG AAAGCAATGTTACTCCAACAATCATCCTGGCAAAATAATGTCAGGATGAGTGATTTGGTTGAGCAA ATCCGTGGTCCTCTTTCCAGTATTCGAACTTTAAGTAAAATGTTATCTCTTCACATGAAGAGAAGTGAG ATTGCTAATGATATTGTTGAAGACATAGTGGTGCAAGGTGATCGCATGAGAGATGCCCTTCAACAACTGCAGGATGCTGTTCACCTGACAAAG GCTAATATAGTGCGATACAATGAGGAAACATTGAAGAAAATGTACAAATCAACTTATGCCCATGCTGATTCAGTTAATCAATTATCAGATAACTTTTGGAGGGAAACTTCCAGTAGTAAGGCAGAAGAATCTGGTGAACCACTTTCTTTAACTTCTGCAGCCAATGATTTAGACATGCCTACACCTCCTCTTGCTCTTGCACGTGTATCACAGCATGGCATCAG ACCATGCAATGTTTATGATATACTGGCAGATTTGGTTGGGGCTGTTAAACCTCTTGCTCATAAGCAACAACGTGAGGTGGAGCTAATTGGACGCTCACAAACATTGCAAGTTGCTGTTGAAGAACCTGCTCTGAGACAAGCTTTGAGCAATTTAATTGAAGGTGCATTATTGCGTACACGTGTTGGGGGAAAGGTTGAGATATTGTCTACTGGAACACCAGCTGGTGGTGCTTTTGTTGTGATTGATGATGATGGGCCTGATATGCACTACATG ACACAGATGCATTCTCTCACACCATTTGGAGCAGATCTCTTCTCAGACAATATGCTTGAAGACAACATGACATGGAACTTTGTTGCTGGCCTGACTGTTGCTTGTGAGATACTTGAGAGTTATGGCTGTGTTGTCCATGTCATATCACCACGTTCTACAGATGCTGCCCTTGGAGCTGGTGGCACTCGTGTAAAAATCTTGTTACCTTCTCTTGATGCTGCTTCTGATCTAAATAGCTCCTAG